The proteins below come from a single Crossiella sp. CA-258035 genomic window:
- a CDS encoding M15 family metallopeptidase produces the protein MRNQTNSLDAPTAPIPVPGTQPRRRFRTWTGVAGLSVALLLATGFVVYGLPSPAHPGGQLLGLTTGTSTGKTTENNPNCIFEPQKAERLEVPSELEPDRLEPAMREAFQAARCAARADGVDIFVKSARRTAAEQRRLYRAEIKKRGSEAEARKWVLPPEESAHVKGTAVDVKPQSGAKWLERYGSQWGLCRTIEREWWHFEHSADWAGKGCPDPR, from the coding sequence ATGCGCAACCAGACCAACTCCCTGGACGCGCCGACCGCACCCATCCCGGTGCCCGGAACCCAGCCCCGTCGCCGGTTCCGCACCTGGACCGGAGTGGCCGGCCTGAGCGTCGCACTGCTGCTGGCGACCGGCTTCGTGGTCTACGGGCTGCCCTCGCCCGCCCACCCCGGCGGTCAGCTGCTCGGCCTGACTACGGGCACCAGCACCGGCAAGACCACCGAGAACAACCCGAACTGCATCTTCGAGCCGCAGAAAGCCGAACGGCTGGAGGTGCCCAGCGAGCTGGAGCCGGACCGGCTGGAGCCCGCGATGCGGGAGGCATTCCAGGCGGCCCGCTGCGCGGCCCGGGCCGACGGCGTGGACATCTTCGTGAAGTCGGCCCGGCGCACCGCGGCCGAGCAGCGCAGGCTGTACCGCGCGGAGATCAAGAAGCGCGGCTCGGAGGCCGAGGCGCGCAAGTGGGTGCTGCCGCCGGAGGAGTCCGCGCACGTCAAGGGCACCGCGGTGGACGTGAAGCCGCAGTCCGGCGCGAAGTGGCTGGAGCGCTACGGCAGCCAGTGGGGCCTGTGCCGCACCATCGAGCGCGAGTGGTGGCACTTCGAGCACAGCGCGGACTGGGCCGGCAAGGGCTGCCCCGACCCGCGTTAG
- a CDS encoding response regulator transcription factor, with protein sequence MPRVLLIEDDHAVREGLQLALRRQGYTVDAAATGELGLDALRAQAPDIVVLDLMLPGIDGFEVCRRIRAGGEVPIIMLTARSDDMDIVGGLEAGADDYVVKPVQPRVLDARIRAVLRRRVSEQTSKERHGSLEIDRQALVVAKDDKQVGLTPTELRLLLELSASPGQVFSRQQLLQAVWEHDYLGDSRLVDACVQRLRAKIEDRPASPVYVQTVRGFGYRFGPV encoded by the coding sequence ATGCCGAGGGTGCTGTTGATCGAGGACGACCATGCCGTGCGCGAGGGCCTGCAGCTGGCCCTGCGCAGGCAGGGCTACACCGTGGACGCGGCGGCCACCGGCGAGCTCGGCCTGGACGCGCTGCGCGCGCAGGCGCCGGACATCGTGGTGCTGGACCTGATGCTGCCCGGCATCGACGGCTTCGAGGTGTGCCGCCGGATCAGGGCGGGCGGCGAGGTGCCGATCATCATGCTGACCGCGCGCAGCGACGACATGGACATCGTCGGCGGGCTGGAGGCGGGCGCCGACGACTACGTGGTCAAGCCGGTGCAGCCCAGGGTGCTGGACGCCCGGATCAGGGCGGTGCTGCGGCGCAGGGTCAGTGAGCAGACCAGCAAGGAGCGGCACGGGTCGCTGGAGATCGACCGGCAGGCGCTGGTGGTGGCCAAGGACGACAAGCAGGTCGGGCTGACCCCGACCGAGCTGCGGCTGCTCCTGGAGCTGTCCGCCTCGCCCGGCCAGGTGTTCAGCCGCCAGCAGCTGTTGCAGGCGGTGTGGGAGCACGACTACCTCGGTGACTCCCGGCTGGTGGACGCGTGCGTGCAGCGGCTGCGGGCCAAGATCGAGGATCGGCCGGCCAGCCCGGTGTACGTGCAGACCGTGCGCGGTTTCGGCTACCGGTTCGGCCCGGTATGA
- a CDS encoding acyl-CoA dehydrogenase family protein, producing MDFSLNDTERDIRDWVRNFVRKELIPLEPEVLRRERLGQPGITKEELRDLQLKAKAAGFWGIQTPEAYGGMGMGAVMTALVEGELGYSFVPFHFGGEADNILYFGNEAQKEKYLLPTIAGDRTSCFAITEPGAGSDAKAIRTSAVKDGDEWVINGEKTFITRGNDADFVMVFAVTDKEKGANGGVTCFLVDRDMGWKSEPIATMGEWGPAALVFDNVRVPQENVLGEVGQGFALAMSWIGRGRYLLPARALGACVRLVEFGLDYARTRETFGELLAERQAIQWMLADSAVEIEALRWLVLTAAWQVDAGLDSRQGQSMAKLYGGIKANEIVDRMLQIHGGMGYTKELPLERWYRELRLLRIYEGTDEIQRRTIARNLLKGHANVRGALG from the coding sequence ATGGACTTCTCCCTCAACGACACCGAACGCGACATCCGGGACTGGGTGCGCAACTTCGTCCGCAAGGAGCTCATCCCGCTGGAGCCGGAGGTGCTCCGCAGGGAACGCCTCGGCCAGCCGGGCATCACCAAGGAGGAGCTGCGCGACTTGCAGCTCAAGGCCAAGGCGGCCGGGTTCTGGGGCATCCAGACCCCGGAGGCCTACGGCGGCATGGGCATGGGCGCGGTGATGACCGCGCTGGTGGAGGGCGAGCTGGGCTACAGCTTCGTGCCCTTCCACTTCGGCGGCGAGGCCGACAACATCCTCTACTTCGGCAACGAGGCGCAGAAGGAGAAGTACCTGCTGCCCACCATCGCCGGTGACCGGACCTCCTGCTTCGCCATCACCGAGCCCGGCGCGGGCTCCGACGCCAAGGCGATCAGGACCAGCGCGGTCAAGGACGGCGACGAGTGGGTCATCAACGGTGAGAAGACCTTCATCACCAGGGGCAACGACGCCGACTTCGTGATGGTCTTCGCGGTCACCGACAAGGAGAAGGGCGCCAACGGCGGCGTCACCTGCTTCCTGGTGGACCGGGACATGGGCTGGAAGTCCGAGCCGATCGCCACCATGGGCGAGTGGGGCCCGGCCGCGCTGGTCTTCGACAACGTCCGGGTGCCGCAGGAGAACGTGCTCGGCGAGGTCGGGCAGGGCTTCGCACTGGCCATGAGCTGGATCGGCCGCGGCCGCTACCTGCTGCCCGCCCGCGCGCTGGGCGCCTGCGTCCGGCTGGTCGAGTTCGGCCTGGACTACGCGCGCACCAGGGAGACCTTCGGCGAGCTGCTGGCCGAGCGGCAGGCCATCCAGTGGATGCTGGCCGACTCCGCGGTGGAGATCGAGGCGCTGCGCTGGCTGGTGCTCACCGCCGCCTGGCAGGTGGACGCGGGCCTGGATTCCCGGCAGGGTCAGTCCATGGCGAAGCTCTACGGCGGCATCAAGGCCAACGAGATCGTCGACCGCATGCTGCAGATCCACGGCGGCATGGGCTACACCAAGGAACTCCCGCTGGAGCGCTGGTACCGCGAGCTGCGCCTGCTGCGCATCTACGAGGGCACCGACGAGATCCAGCGCCGCACCATCGCCCGGAACCTGTTGAAGGGCCACGCGAACGTGCGTGGCGCACTCGGCTGA
- the kamB gene encoding 16S rRNA (adenine(1408)-N(1))-methyltransferase KamB, which translates to MRRVTGKQVVDLTAEQFAELRAQYTSVLLDVGTGDGKHPLHLARKHPDQLVIGLDAAPDNLRKTAGKAAAKPAKGGLPNLVYLWHAAESLPPELREIDELHVLMPWGSLLRGVLDTEGAVLRGLAACCRPGADFLITLNLHAWRPPVPEVGDTAEPTPESATEVLAKAYATAGWQLTEAAYLSPEEIAELATSWTRRLNSSRDQLDVLALRGTIA; encoded by the coding sequence GTGCGTCGCGTAACCGGCAAGCAGGTCGTCGACCTGACCGCGGAGCAGTTCGCCGAGCTCCGCGCCCAGTACACCTCGGTCCTGCTCGACGTGGGCACCGGCGACGGCAAGCACCCGCTGCACCTGGCCCGCAAGCATCCCGACCAGCTGGTCATCGGCCTGGACGCGGCCCCGGACAACCTGCGCAAGACCGCGGGCAAGGCGGCGGCCAAACCGGCCAAGGGCGGTCTGCCCAACCTGGTCTACCTCTGGCACGCCGCCGAGTCGCTGCCGCCGGAGCTGCGCGAGATCGACGAGCTGCACGTGCTGATGCCCTGGGGCAGCCTGCTGCGCGGCGTGCTGGACACCGAGGGCGCGGTGCTGCGCGGGCTGGCCGCCTGCTGCCGCCCCGGCGCGGACTTCCTGATCACGCTGAACCTGCACGCCTGGCGCCCGCCGGTGCCCGAGGTCGGCGACACCGCCGAGCCCACCCCGGAGTCGGCCACCGAGGTGCTGGCCAAGGCCTACGCCACCGCGGGCTGGCAGCTCACCGAGGCCGCCTACCTGAGCCCTGAGGAGATCGCCGAGCTGGCCACCTCCTGGACCCGCAGGCTCAACTCCTCCCGCGACCAGCTGGACGTGCTCGCCCTGCGCGGCACGATCGCCTAG
- a CDS encoding DUF371 domain-containing protein, with amino-acid sequence MTTIRATGHPEIRATHDKTWELTPDTELTARATCVLGVGAVTEGGPLAGPVELRIGAGGHSATVRAVGNPSWVPGGPAVIRRSPLRLPGTLATDADLSAADLPRDLAARLTDPATEVLVEVSAVDDPGTVVLLHATGPSPRLSAELAAADTVLAEDAGARALLARLTAAPARAVPADRIGRIFVLATEDLPGRTVRHLLGGPTEVIGLPPGLAAAAASPSAAPLHLTVPSRKPADTLRAAPLDAKVVLRVAADTAAKVLAAARDRGTRTLAVATEPYAESERPRWGELDTLPLPARGEFWICLDPAPSQGLDPLLHKLISGLLAQGVPAKSIAQTLAELPGFTRRTAYDAVQQLKDLGS; translated from the coding sequence ATGACCACCATCCGCGCCACCGGCCACCCGGAGATCAGGGCCACCCACGACAAGACCTGGGAGCTGACCCCGGACACCGAGCTGACCGCCCGCGCCACCTGCGTGCTCGGCGTCGGCGCGGTGACCGAGGGCGGCCCGCTGGCCGGTCCAGTGGAGCTGCGGATCGGCGCGGGCGGGCACAGCGCGACCGTCCGGGCCGTCGGCAACCCGAGCTGGGTTCCCGGCGGCCCGGCCGTCATCCGCCGCAGCCCCCTGCGCCTGCCCGGCACCCTGGCCACCGACGCCGACCTGTCCGCGGCCGACCTGCCCCGCGACCTGGCCGCCCGGCTGACTGACCCGGCCACCGAGGTGCTGGTCGAGGTGTCCGCTGTGGACGATCCCGGCACGGTCGTCCTGCTGCACGCCACCGGCCCCAGCCCGCGCCTGAGCGCCGAACTGGCCGCCGCCGACACCGTGCTCGCCGAGGACGCGGGCGCCCGCGCCCTGCTCGCCCGGCTGACCGCCGCCCCCGCGCGCGCCGTGCCCGCCGACCGCATCGGCCGCATCTTCGTCCTCGCCACCGAGGACCTCCCCGGCCGCACCGTCCGCCACCTGCTCGGCGGCCCCACCGAGGTCATCGGCCTGCCCCCCGGCCTGGCCGCCGCGGCCGCCTCCCCCTCCGCCGCCCCGCTGCACCTCACCGTGCCCTCCCGCAAACCCGCCGACACCCTGCGCGCCGCCCCCCTGGACGCCAAGGTGGTGCTCCGCGTCGCCGCCGACACCGCGGCCAAGGTGCTCGCCGCCGCCCGCGATCGCGGCACCCGCACCCTCGCGGTGGCCACCGAGCCCTACGCCGAGAGCGAGCGCCCGCGCTGGGGCGAGCTGGACACCCTGCCGCTGCCCGCCCGCGGCGAGTTCTGGATCTGCCTCGACCCGGCCCCCAGCCAGGGCCTGGACCCGTTGCTGCACAAGCTGATCTCCGGCCTGCTCGCCCAGGGGGTGCCAGCGAAAAGCATCGCCCAGACCCTGGCCGAGCTGCCCGGCTTCACCCGTCGCACCGCCTACGACGCGGTCCAGCAACTGAAGGATCTAGGCTCCTGA
- a CDS encoding HAMP domain-containing sensor histidine kinase encodes MSRLLDSLPTWARGLRARLVFAFLAVAALGAAAAAGASYVSARTTVLKYAQDQVMNATKDAVSQLAPELSFPPTQATLDQLVSRLPDSAAVVTYQDLRSRPMGYRLEDIPAELRAAVRTRGTLVFQRGTSPGGSSPMFYVGMPVLTKRAGGELEPSGMEVYLARNLGGPAGQISDLAQTAWQTSLLALPLAALLALLAARGVLRPVRELRGATRRLAGGDLGARLEVKGSDELADLAHTFNDTAAALDRTVTGLQRMEADARRFVADVSHELRTPLAAMTAVTDVLDEEAENLPEDAQIAARLVGQETRKLARMVEDLIEISRFDAGAARLVLTEVDVAEAVRNTLRARGWTDQVTTELPEGVRVKLDARRLDVIVANLVGNALRHGQPPVVATLTASPQWIELTVTDHGSGLPEAVLPQVFARFYKADSARSRSEGSGLGLAIAWENAQLHYGTIEAANAPHGGARFTLRLPRLARGVEEGVPR; translated from the coding sequence ATGAGCCGCCTGCTCGACTCGCTGCCCACCTGGGCCCGCGGCCTGCGCGCGCGGCTGGTGTTCGCCTTCCTGGCGGTGGCCGCGCTCGGCGCGGCGGCCGCGGCGGGGGCCAGCTACGTCTCGGCGCGCACCACGGTGCTCAAGTACGCCCAGGACCAGGTCATGAACGCGACCAAGGACGCGGTGAGCCAGCTCGCGCCCGAGCTCAGCTTCCCGCCGACCCAGGCCACCCTGGACCAGCTGGTCAGCAGGCTCCCGGACAGCGCCGCGGTGGTGACCTACCAGGACCTGCGGTCGCGCCCGATGGGATACCGGCTGGAGGACATCCCGGCCGAGCTGCGGGCCGCGGTGCGGACCAGGGGCACCCTGGTGTTCCAGCGGGGCACCTCGCCGGGCGGCAGTTCGCCCATGTTCTACGTCGGCATGCCGGTGCTGACCAAGCGGGCGGGCGGTGAGCTGGAGCCCTCCGGCATGGAGGTCTACCTGGCGCGTAACCTCGGCGGACCGGCCGGCCAGATCAGCGACCTGGCCCAGACCGCGTGGCAGACCAGCCTGCTGGCGCTGCCGCTGGCCGCGCTGCTGGCACTGCTGGCCGCGCGCGGGGTGCTGCGGCCGGTGCGCGAGCTGCGCGGGGCGACCCGGCGGCTGGCCGGTGGCGACCTGGGCGCGCGGCTGGAGGTCAAGGGCTCGGACGAGCTGGCCGACCTGGCGCACACCTTCAACGACACCGCGGCCGCGCTGGACCGGACGGTGACCGGGTTGCAGCGGATGGAGGCGGACGCGCGGCGGTTCGTGGCTGACGTCTCGCACGAGCTGCGCACCCCGCTGGCCGCGATGACCGCGGTGACCGACGTGCTGGACGAGGAAGCGGAGAACCTGCCCGAGGACGCGCAGATCGCGGCCAGGCTGGTCGGCCAGGAGACCCGCAAGCTGGCCAGGATGGTGGAGGACCTGATCGAGATCTCCCGGTTCGACGCGGGCGCGGCCAGGCTGGTGCTGACCGAGGTGGACGTGGCCGAGGCGGTGCGCAACACGCTGCGCGCCAGGGGCTGGACGGACCAGGTGACCACCGAGCTGCCCGAGGGCGTGCGGGTCAAGCTGGACGCCAGGCGGCTGGACGTGATCGTGGCCAACCTGGTCGGCAACGCGCTGCGGCACGGGCAGCCGCCGGTGGTGGCCACGCTGACCGCGAGCCCGCAGTGGATCGAGCTGACCGTCACCGACCACGGGTCCGGGCTGCCGGAGGCGGTGCTGCCGCAGGTGTTCGCCCGCTTCTACAAGGCCGACTCGGCCCGGTCCCGGTCCGAGGGCAGCGGGCTCGGGCTGGCCATCGCCTGGGAGAACGCGCAGCTGCACTACGGCACCATCGAGGCGGCCAACGCGCCGCACGGCGGGGCCAGGTTCACCCTGCGGCTGCCCCGGCTGGCCAGGGGCGTGGAAGAGGGTGTTCCGCGGTGA
- a CDS encoding MaoC/PaaZ C-terminal domain-containing protein: MPIDLSAVGRAVGPWERSWTAEEALLYALGVGAGAEDPLAELAYTTENTAGVQQQVLPTFGVVLAQFGGPAQSFGDFDPALLVHAEQELVLHRPLPAEGRMSLRRTVTDVFDKGKGALVVARTEGSTINGEPLLSTMSSVFVRGQGGFGGDRGPSEDWAPPAREPDAVLTFQTAPSQALLYRLGGCDHNPLHSDPAFAGRGGFPRPILHGLCTYGITARLLTGHFCGGEVSRVRRIFGRFTAPVLPGQELIVHAWAEGAEVAFRTETKEGGVTLDRGAFSFA; encoded by the coding sequence TTGCCGATCGACCTGTCCGCGGTGGGCCGCGCAGTCGGCCCGTGGGAACGCAGCTGGACGGCGGAGGAGGCGTTGCTGTACGCGCTCGGCGTCGGCGCCGGCGCCGAGGACCCGTTGGCGGAACTGGCCTACACCACCGAGAACACCGCGGGGGTGCAGCAGCAGGTGCTGCCCACCTTCGGCGTGGTGCTGGCCCAGTTCGGCGGCCCCGCGCAGTCCTTCGGCGACTTCGACCCGGCGCTGCTGGTGCACGCCGAGCAGGAGCTGGTGCTGCACCGGCCGCTGCCCGCCGAGGGCCGGATGAGCCTGCGCCGCACGGTCACCGACGTCTTCGACAAGGGCAAGGGCGCCCTGGTGGTGGCCAGGACCGAGGGCAGCACGATCAACGGCGAACCGCTGCTGTCCACCATGTCCTCGGTGTTCGTCCGCGGCCAGGGCGGGTTCGGCGGCGACCGCGGTCCCTCGGAGGACTGGGCGCCGCCGGCGCGCGAGCCGGACGCGGTGCTCACCTTCCAGACCGCGCCCAGCCAGGCCCTGCTGTACCGGCTGGGCGGCTGCGACCACAACCCGCTGCACTCCGACCCCGCCTTCGCCGGGCGGGGCGGGTTCCCGCGGCCGATCCTGCACGGCCTGTGCACCTACGGCATCACCGCCCGGCTGCTCACCGGCCACTTCTGCGGCGGCGAGGTCAGCAGGGTGCGCCGGATCTTCGGCCGGTTCACCGCCCCGGTGCTGCCCGGCCAGGAGCTGATCGTGCACGCCTGGGCCGAGGGCGCCGAGGTGGCCTTCCGCACCGAGACCAAGGAGGGTGGCGTCACCCTGGACCGGGGCGCGTTCAGCTTCGCCTGA
- the fabG gene encoding 3-oxoacyl-ACP reductase FabG — MGTLDGRVAVVTGSARGIGAATARTLAERGAAVAVIDLDEAATAETVEAITGAGGRAVGIGCDVTSREQVTSAFDRVVAELGGLHILVNNAGVTRDNLLFKMTDEDWDTVMSVHLRGAFLCSQIAQKHMVQQQFGKIVNLSSTSALGNRGQANYAAAKAGLQGFTKTLAIELGPFGVNVNAIAPGFIETDMTAATAARIGMDFEQFKKAAAEQISVRRTGKPEDIANTVAFLVSEDSSFINGQILYVDGGR, encoded by the coding sequence GTGGGAACTCTGGACGGACGCGTCGCGGTGGTGACCGGCTCGGCACGCGGGATCGGCGCGGCCACCGCCCGCACGCTGGCCGAGCGCGGCGCCGCGGTCGCGGTGATCGACCTGGACGAGGCGGCCACCGCCGAGACCGTCGAGGCGATCACCGGGGCCGGTGGCCGGGCGGTGGGCATCGGTTGCGACGTGACCAGCCGCGAGCAGGTCACCTCGGCCTTCGACCGGGTGGTCGCCGAGCTGGGCGGGCTGCACATCCTGGTCAACAACGCCGGGGTGACCAGGGACAACCTGCTGTTCAAGATGACCGACGAGGACTGGGACACGGTCATGTCGGTGCACCTGCGCGGTGCCTTCCTGTGCAGCCAGATCGCGCAGAAGCACATGGTGCAGCAGCAGTTCGGCAAGATCGTCAACCTGTCCAGCACCTCCGCGCTGGGCAACCGCGGCCAGGCCAACTACGCCGCGGCCAAGGCCGGCCTGCAGGGCTTCACCAAGACCCTGGCCATCGAGCTGGGCCCGTTCGGCGTCAACGTCAACGCCATCGCCCCCGGCTTCATCGAGACCGACATGACCGCGGCCACCGCGGCCCGGATCGGGATGGACTTCGAGCAGTTCAAGAAGGCCGCCGCCGAGCAGATCTCGGTGCGCCGCACCGGAAAGCCCGAGGACATCGCGAACACGGTGGCCTTCCTGGTCAGCGAGGACTCCTCGTTCATCAACGGTCAGATCCTCTACGTCGACGGTGGCCGCTAG